A part of Aegilops tauschii subsp. strangulata cultivar AL8/78 chromosome 2, Aet v6.0, whole genome shotgun sequence genomic DNA contains:
- the LOC109742186 gene encoding heavy metal-associated isoprenylated plant protein 39 isoform X2, whose protein sequence is MAPQQKVVVKVSSMSDEKVKQKAMETVADIYGIDSIAADHKDQKMTVIGDMDSVVIAKKLRKFGRIDILSVGPAKEEKKDDKKGEKK, encoded by the exons ATGGCGCCGCAG CAGAAGGTGGTCGTGAAGGTCTCTTCTATGAGCGACGAGAAGGTGAAGCAGAAAGCCATGGAAACGGTTGCAGACATCTATG GCATCGATTCCATAGCCGCGGACCACAAGGATCAGAAGATGACGGTGATAGGTGATATGGACAGCGTCGTGATCGCGAAGAAGCTGCGGAAGTTTGGGAGGATCGATATCCTATCCGTTGGGCCGGCGAAAGAAGAGAAGAAGGATGATAAGAAAGGGGAGAAGAagtga
- the LOC109742186 gene encoding heavy metal-associated isoprenylated plant protein 39 isoform X1: MAPQQKVVVKVSSMSDEKVKQKAMETVADIYAGIDSIAADHKDQKMTVIGDMDSVVIAKKLRKFGRIDILSVGPAKEEKKDDKKGEKK; the protein is encoded by the exons ATGGCGCCGCAG CAGAAGGTGGTCGTGAAGGTCTCTTCTATGAGCGACGAGAAGGTGAAGCAGAAAGCCATGGAAACGGTTGCAGACATCTATG CAGGCATCGATTCCATAGCCGCGGACCACAAGGATCAGAAGATGACGGTGATAGGTGATATGGACAGCGTCGTGATCGCGAAGAAGCTGCGGAAGTTTGGGAGGATCGATATCCTATCCGTTGGGCCGGCGAAAGAAGAGAAGAAGGATGATAAGAAAGGGGAGAAGAagtga
- the LOC109742186 gene encoding heavy metal-associated isoprenylated plant protein 39 isoform X3: MAPQKVVVKVSSMSDEKVKQKAMETVADIYAGIDSIAADHKDQKMTVIGDMDSVVIAKKLRKFGRIDILSVGPAKEEKKDDKKGEKK; encoded by the exons ATGGCGCCGCAG AAGGTGGTCGTGAAGGTCTCTTCTATGAGCGACGAGAAGGTGAAGCAGAAAGCCATGGAAACGGTTGCAGACATCTATG CAGGCATCGATTCCATAGCCGCGGACCACAAGGATCAGAAGATGACGGTGATAGGTGATATGGACAGCGTCGTGATCGCGAAGAAGCTGCGGAAGTTTGGGAGGATCGATATCCTATCCGTTGGGCCGGCGAAAGAAGAGAAGAAGGATGATAAGAAAGGGGAGAAGAagtga
- the LOC109742186 gene encoding heavy metal-associated isoprenylated plant protein 39 isoform X4 — MAPQKVVVKVSSMSDEKVKQKAMETVADIYGIDSIAADHKDQKMTVIGDMDSVVIAKKLRKFGRIDILSVGPAKEEKKDDKKGEKK, encoded by the exons ATGGCGCCGCAG AAGGTGGTCGTGAAGGTCTCTTCTATGAGCGACGAGAAGGTGAAGCAGAAAGCCATGGAAACGGTTGCAGACATCTATG GCATCGATTCCATAGCCGCGGACCACAAGGATCAGAAGATGACGGTGATAGGTGATATGGACAGCGTCGTGATCGCGAAGAAGCTGCGGAAGTTTGGGAGGATCGATATCCTATCCGTTGGGCCGGCGAAAGAAGAGAAGAAGGATGATAAGAAAGGGGAGAAGAagtga